In Tripterygium wilfordii isolate XIE 37 chromosome 23, ASM1340144v1, whole genome shotgun sequence, one genomic interval encodes:
- the LOC119993822 gene encoding uncharacterized protein LOC119993822 isoform X1 → MATPSDPTSWEANAAARRQKKGPPFKFLVPLVYAPILPLIRLSLRRNPVLRDRLFIGVLVGAFAHGAYLVSWNRCKLKVVFTTLCSL, encoded by the exons ATGGCCACTCCATCCGATCCCACTAGCTG GGAGGCTAATGCTGCCGCGAGGAGGCAAAAGAAAGGACCCCCATTCAAGTTCTTGGTTCCTCTGGTTTACGCTCCAATTCTTCCTCTTA TTCGACTCTCTCTGAGGAGGAATCCAGTCTTGAGGGACCGCTTGTTTATTGGTGTCTTGGTTGGTGCATTTGCTCATGGCGCTTATTTGGT AAGTTGGAATAGATGCAAGTTGAAGGTGGTTTTCACTACCTTATGTTCACTTTAA
- the LOC119993822 gene encoding uncharacterized protein LOC119993822 isoform X2, which produces MATPSDPTSWEANAAARRQKKGPPFKFLVPLVYAPILPLIRLSLRRNPVLRDRLFIGVLVGAFAHGAYLVSDVYDSESK; this is translated from the exons ATGGCCACTCCATCCGATCCCACTAGCTG GGAGGCTAATGCTGCCGCGAGGAGGCAAAAGAAAGGACCCCCATTCAAGTTCTTGGTTCCTCTGGTTTACGCTCCAATTCTTCCTCTTA TTCGACTCTCTCTGAGGAGGAATCCAGTCTTGAGGGACCGCTTGTTTATTGGTGTCTTGGTTGGTGCATTTGCTCATGGCGCTTATTTGGT ATCCGATGTATACGATTCTGAGAGCAAGTGA
- the LOC119993325 gene encoding GTP-binding nuclear protein Ran-3: MALPGQQAVDYPNFKLVIVGDGGTGKTTFVKRHLTGEFEKKYEPTIGVEVHPLDFFTNCGKIRFYCWDTAGQEKFGGLRDGYYIHGQCAIIMFDVTARLTYKNVPTWHRDLCRVCENIPIVLCGNKVDVKNRQVKAKQVTFHRKKNLQYYEISAKSNYNFEKPFLYLARKLAGDANLHFVESPALAPPEVQIDMAAQQQHEQELAAAASQPLPDDDDDTFE, from the exons ATG GCTTTACCTGGTCAACAAGCTGTCGATTACCCAAACTTCAAGCTCGTCATCGTTGGTGATGGAGGCACTG GAAAGACAACTTTTGTGAAGAGGCATCTTACTGGGGAGTTTGAGAAGAAATATGAGC CAACTATTGGTGTGGAAGTTCATCCTCTGGACTTCTTCACCAACTGTGGGAAAATTCGATTTTACTGTTGGGATACTGCTGGCCAAGAAAAGTTCGGTGGTCTTAGAGATGGTTACTA TATCCATGGACAATGTGCCATCATCATGTTTGATGTCACTGCTCGTTTGACATACAAGAATGTCCCTACATGGCATCGTGATCTGTGCCG GGTGTGTGAGAATATCCCGATTGTTCTATGCGGAAACAAGGTTGATGTGAAGAACAGGCAGGTTAAGGCAAAGCAGGTGACATTTCACAGGAAGAAGAATCTACAATACTATGAGATATCGGCCAAGAGCAACTACAATTTTGAGAAACCATTTTTGTACCTTGCTCGTAAGCTTGCAGG GGACGCAAATCTTCATTTCGTGGAGTCTCCTGCTCTTGCTCCACCTGAAGTTCAGATTGATATGGCAGCACAACAACA GCATGAGCAGGAACTTGCAGCTGCTGCTAGTCAACCGTTGCCagatgacgatgatgatacATTTGAGTAG
- the LOC119992679 gene encoding uncharacterized protein LOC119992679 — protein MTEFHGELAHKKKRVGDFNAISNGGEKVGDLGFRGNKYTWSNRRGCPESFIKERLDRSLATVDWLVKWGSYQVEYINTISSYHSCQYVCWDDRVLRRGAHTKRFRYEPNLGAKEMCKQLVRQQWVRRPSREGGHMALKSLQNNLQQCGPKIQQWMVKERQKYSNTEKVLKRRLDSLVANEDAGKQEEISVVRQQLNELREQEEEVLKNQSKQHWLQAGDQNTSFFHTSMKIRQNLKRIDQIVDEDGGLRSTEVGIAEAFHEYFSNLFSAGNEVQDYSFLDPVTKVVDTEMNEDLCRMVTREDVWDAVRSISNQKAPGPDGFSAGFYHSHWDTVGECVVEAVLEFFASGVMESDVNLTHIALIPKTKEALKVSEFRPISLCNVSYKIISKILANRLGLILHKCVRGNQSAFIIDRLITDNIIVAYEALHSMSLLARSRTSYMAVKLDMSKAYDRVEWHFVQEIMVRLGFSDEWQKWIMQCISSVTYRVLVNGSSTDLIIPTRGIRQGDPLSPLLFVLCTEALSSNLNAAHAAHTFRGFPFGRGRLRVSHLLFADDSLIFCRVKDEDWECIFSILTEYGRVSGQMINYSKTSIFFSRFASPLQKVRMISMIGAVEAKNYDRYLGLPAIVGRSRKSAFLYILDKMRKKVMGWSHRNLSKAGKEVFIKSVLQAIPTYAMQLFQFPKSLCTEVDQILRKVWWGDNSKSTYKAWLSWSKLCESKKNGGMGFRNIEAFNEALLAKQCWRIIINPTSLSSRVLKAKYFPNSDFLKVEKKRNASYLWTSFLNVRYLIEDGLRWRIGNGATVHIWGNNWLPKPIIYNANIEELGIPRTAMVDTLIDWSIGWWNVRLLEELFDVETASMILKQPIGSPYVSDSVYWNGTSNGSYTVRSGYYRAIEIRERPSASCSEPIANPCTTVWTHIWSLNVPPSTRVFLWSAVHEILPTNSLLHHRHILDNPVCPLCRQNNETTLHALWECPSARDVFCVSLRKLQKLNSYFNGSFGQFWNDIRCVLSTQEVSTLAITMRMIWLRRNKFVHEGNFMHPTQIALRGIHTADDFIKAKQSLEVPQPGGISENNQRILEFWRGPPRNVVKSNWDAAIHTQTNRTGMGIVFRDEYGDILASCALVRSTILEPTLAEALACLQAVKLSAELGFTELIFEGDSAVIVNAINGSVPTRAVWSKVIEEIKRLLGYFMSWKVVFVRRTANLAAHSMAKHALLVQDAQVWIEEVPSSVVNIVYAEKLAWERDMQGLGGESVDKLGLVCLDQGKYRGAKE, from the exons ATGACTGAATTTCATGGTGAACTTGCTCACAAAAAGAAGAGGGTAGGAGATTTTAATGCCATTTCAAATGGTGGAGAGAAAGTGGGGG ACTTGGGGTTCAGgggaaataaatatacatggagtAATAGGCGAGGGTGCCCTGAGTCTTTTATTAAGGAACGATTGGATCGTTCTTTGGCTACTGTGGATTGGTTAGTGAAGTGGGGTAGCTACCAAGTTGAGTACATTAATACTATATCATCTTATCACAGCTGTCAATATGTATGTTGGGATGATCGAGTATTACGAAGAGGTGCCCATACTAAGCGATTCCGTTACGAGCCGAACTTAGGAGCCAAGGAAATGTGCAAGCAACTGGTGAGACAACAATGGGTACGTAGACCTAGTAGGGAGGGTGGTCATATGGCTTTGAAAAGTCTGCAGAATAACCTTCAACAATGTGGCCCAAAAATTCAGCAATGGATGGTCAAGGAGAGACAAAAATATAGCAACACAGAAAAAGTCCTGAAGAGAAGATTGGATTCCCTAGTTGCTAATGAAGATGCTGGTAAACAAGAGGAGATATCGGTAGTAAGACAGCAGTTAAATGAATTGCGGGAGCAAGAAGAAGAGGTGCTCAAAAATCAGAGTAAGCAACATTGGTTGCAAGCTGGCGATCAAAATACCAGTTTTTTCCATACTAGTATGAAAATAAGACAGAATTTGAAGCGAATTGATCAGATAGTTGACGAGGATGGGGGTTTGAGGAGTACAGAGGTGGGTATCGCTGAAGCATTTCATGAATATTTTTCCAATTTGTTCTCGGCAGGTAATGAAGTGCAGGATTACTCTTTTCTGGATCCAGTAACAAAGGTGGTTGATACGGAGATGAATGAAGATTTATGTAGAATGGTTACTAGAGAGGATGTGTGGGATGCTGTACGTAGTATAAGTAATCAAAAAGCTCCAGGCCCGGATGGTTTTTCTGCTGGATTTTATCATAGCCATTGGGATACAGTGGGTGAATGTGTGGTAGAAGCTGTGCTTGAATTTTTTGCTTCTGGAGTTATGGAGTCTGATGTCAACCTTACTCATATTGCTTTGAttcccaaaacaaaagaagcacTCAAGGTATCTGAATTTCGCCCCATCAGTTTATGTAATGTATCATACAAAATTATCTCAAAAATCTTGGCAAACAGATTGGGACTTATATTACATAAATGTGTACGAGGTAATCAGTCTGCTTTTATCATAGACAGACTAATTACAGATAACATCATTGTGGCCTATGAGGCGTTGCATTCCATGAGTTTATTAGCCCGGAGTAGAACAAGCTATATGGCGGTGAAACTCGATATGAGTAAAGCTTATGACAGGGTGGAATGGCATTTTGTACAAGAGATTATGGTTCGTTTAGGCTTTTCTGATGAATGGCAAAAGTGGATTATGCAATGTATCAGTTCGGTGACATACAGAGTCCTTGTCAATGGTTCTTCTACGGACTTGATTATCCCAACAAGAGGTATTAGGCAGGGTGATCCactctctcctcttctttttgTCTTATGCACGGAAGCCTTGAGTAGTAATTTAAATGCTGCGCATGCTGCTCATACTTTTCGTGGATTCCCATTTGGTAGAGGCAGGCTACGAGTTTCTCACCTGCTTTTTGCCGATGATAGCCTTATTTTTTGCCGTGTCAAAGACGAGGATTGGGAGTGTATTTTCAGTATTCTAACTGAGTATGGAAGAGTCTCGGGTCAAATGATCAACTACAGCAAGACCAGTATTTTTTTCAGCCGATTTGCTTCTCCTCTACAGAAAGTACGGATGATTTCTATGATTGGGGCTGTGGAGGCAAAAAATTATGATAGATATTTGGGGTTGCCGGCAATCGTTGGAAGATCACGAAAGTCGGCCTTTCTTTATATCTTAGATAAAATGAGGAAGAAGGTCATGGGTTGGTCACATAGAAACTTATCCAAGGCAGGTAAAGAAGTTTTTATTAAATCTGTGTTACAAGCTATACCCACGTATGCAATGCAATTATTTCAATTTCCTAAGAGTCTTTGTACTGAGGTGGATCAAATCCTGCGTAAGGTGTGGTGGGGTGATAATTCTAAAAGTACTTATAAAGCTTGGCTTTCTTGGTCTAAACTTTGtgaatcaaagaaaaatggagggatgggttttaGAAATATTGAGGCGTTCAATGAAGCACTACTGGCGAAACAGTGTTGGAGAATCATTATAAACCCAACCTCGTTATCCAGTCGTGTATTGAAAGCCAAATATTTTCCGAACTCTGATTTCCTTAaggtggagaagaagagaaatgctTCTTACTTGTGGACAAGCTTCTTGAATGTACGATATCTGATAGAAGATGGATTGAGGTGGAGGATAGGGAATGGAGCAACAGTACATATTTGGGGGAATAATTGGTTGCCGAAACCAATTATATATAATGCTAATATAGAAGAGTTAGGCATTCCCAGGACAGCTATGGTGGATACTCTTATAGATTGGTCAATTGGGTGGTGGAATGTTAGACTATTAGAGGAATTGTTTGATGTGGAAACAGCAAGTATGATATTGAAACAACCAATTGGGTCTCCTTATGTTAGTGATTCAGTATATTGGAATGGGACATCCAATGGTTCATACACAGTTAGAAGTGGATATTACCGTGCGATTGAAATAAGAGAAAGACCATCTGCTTCTTGTTCGGAGCCAATAGCAAATCCTTGTACTACGGTTTGGACTCATATATGGTCCTTGAATGTCCCTCCTTCCACGAGGGTTTTTCTTTGGAGTGCAGTCCATGAAATATTGCCTACTAATTCTTTGTTACATCATAGGCATATTCTTGATAACCCGGTTTGTCCATTGTGTAGGCAGAATAATGAAACAACACTCCATGCACTTTGGGAATGCCCTTCGGCAAGAGATGTATTTTGTGTTAGTCTCCGAAAATTACAAAAGCTGAATTCGTACTTCAATGGGTCCTTTGGGCAGTTTTGGAATGATATAAGGTGTGTTCTTTCTACTCAAGAAGTATCTACTTTGGCAATCACAATGCGGATGATCTGGTTAAGGAGAAATAAGTTTGTACATGAAGGGAATTTTATGCATCCTACACAGATAGCCTTGAGAGGCATTCATACAGCTGATGATTTTATTAAAGCTAAACAAAGCTTGGAAGTCCCTCAACCTGGTGGTATTTCGGAGAATAATCAACGGATACTAGAGTTCTGGCGAGGTCCTCCTAGGAATGTCGTTAAATCTAATTGGGATGCTGCTATACATACTCAAACTAATCGTACAGGTATGGGTATTGTATTTAGAGATGAATATGGAGACATTTTGGCCAGTTGTGCATTGGTGAGATCTACTATACTAGAACCGACCTTGGCTGAAGCTTTGGCTTGTTTACAAGCAGTGAAATTGTCTGCTGAGTTGGGCTTTACTGAGTTGATATTTGAAGGTGATTCTGCTGTCATTGTTAATGCAATTAATGGGAGTGTTCCAACCCGTGCTGTATGGAGTAAAGTGATAGAGGAAATCAAGAGATTGCTAGGCTATTTCATGAGTTGGAAGGTTGTCTTTGTGCGACGTACAGCAAATTTGGCTGCTCATTCCATGGCCAAACATGCGCTCCTCGTCCAAGACGCTCAGGTCTGGATTGAGGAAGTTCCTAGCTCGGTTGTGAATATTGTTTATGCAGAGAAGCTAGCTTGGGAAAGAGATATGCAAGGCCTAGGAGGAGAATCA GTAGACAAGTTGGGCTTAGTTTGTCTTGATCAGGGAAAATATCGTGGTGCTAAGGAATAG
- the LOC119993324 gene encoding protein arginine N-methyltransferase PRMT10-like, whose amino-acid sequence MRSSAMGSFGNADRATSTNGGSAPVVDKEVDFAQYFCTYAFLYHQKEMLSDRVRMDAYFNAVFKNKHHFQGRTVLDVGTGSGILAIWSAKAGARKVYAVEATKMAEHARALVKSNGLQNVVEVIEGSMEDVTLPEKVDVIISEWMGYFLLRESMFDSVICARDRWLKPTGVMYPSHARMWLAPIRSGLVDDKWNDYGGAMDDWHRFLDDTKTSYGVDMSVLTNHFDEEQQRYYLQTSLWKNLHPHQVIGAAAIVKEIDCLTATVADVLNVRANLTSIINSPNTRLCGFGGWFDVHFRGRKEDPAQQEIELTTAPNTENSTHWGQQVFLLHPPIHVSEGDDLDISFAMDRAKENHRLMEVELGCKITMSSGTPMPPFSKKFHIE is encoded by the exons ATGAGGAGCAGCGCCATGGGAAGCTTCGGAAACGCCGACCGTGCTACCTCTACCAATGGCGGCTCAGCTCCTGTGGTCGACAAGGAAGTCGATTTCGCGCAATATTTTTGCACTTACGCCTTCCTCTACCACCAGAAGGAGATGCTTTCTGATCGTGTCCGCATGGACGCTTACTTCAACGCCGTCTTCAAAAACAAACACCACTTCCAGGGAAGG ACTGTGCTGGATGTAGGAACAGGAAGTGGCATTCTGGCAATCTGGTCGGCAAAAGCCGGTGCAAGGAAGGTTTATGCTGTGGAAGCAACCAAGATGGCTGAGCATGCCCGTGCACTTGTCAAATCAAATGGCCTCCAGAACGTAGTTGAGGTGATAGAGGGATCGATGGAGGATGTTACCCTGCCAGAGAAAG TTGATGTGATCATCTCCGAGTGGATGGGATACTTTCTTCTGCGTGAATCTATGTTTGATTCTGTGATATGTGCTCGTGACCGCTGGTTGAAGCCAACTGGAGTCAT GTATCCTAGTCATGCTCGCATGTGGTTGGCACCAATCAGATCTGGTTTGGTGGATGACAAGTGGAATGATTATGGAGGAGCCATGGATGACTGGCATCGTTTTCTAGATGACACCAAAACTTCATATGGAGTTGATATGAGTGTTTTAACAAATCACTTTGATGAAGAGCAGCAGAGGTATTATCTGCAG ACATCATTGTGGAAAAACCTTCATCCACATCAAGTTATAGGGGCAGCTGCCATTGTAAAGGAGATTGATTGCCTCACTGCCACTGTGGCAGACGTGCTTAACGTCAGAGCAAACCTTACATCAATAATCAACTCACCAAACACAAGGCTCTGTGGATTTGGGGGATGGTTTGATGTCCATTTTCGA GGGAGAAAAGAAGATCCTGCTCAGCAAGAGATTGAGTTGACAACTGCTCCTAATACAGAGAATAGCACCCATTGGGGGCAGCAG GTCTTCCTTTTGCATCCTCCTATTCATGTTAGTGAAGGAGACGACTTGGACATATCGTTTGCAATGGATCGCGCCAAGGAAAATCATAGATTGATGGAAGTTGAGCTTGGCTGTAAGATCACAATGTCTTCTGGCACACCAATGCCACCATTCAGCAAAAAATTCCATATAGAATGA
- the LOC119993821 gene encoding uncharacterized protein LOC119993821, which yields MTGIGGKKVINIAQRYPSHNCHVSNLIRCHFFLFPLSLQIVNNPTPPPSHLSKNQKAVSTSLSVSEMATNLLTFRPAVIQASAISKTDLSSRKASPNWWSPIFGFSSEPDYINGGIKEDHQDKKQRKASESDPDPNPKSSRSRFSRGCFTEEKARQLRMMIMDTETHHDAMYHSAIASRLASDFGQRSDP from the coding sequence ATGACCGGAATAGGCGGTAAGAAAGTAATAAATATAGCGCAAAGATACCCCTCCCATAACTGCCACGTGTCGAATCTTATCCGTTGCCACTTCTTTCTCTTCCCTCTATCCCTTCAAATAGTAAACAACCCAACCCCTCCTCCTTCTCATCTCTCCAAAAACCAAAAAGCTGTTTCcacttctctctctgtctctgaaATGGCGACCAATCTCCTTACCTTCAGACCCGCTGTAATCCAAGCCTCTGCCATCTCCAAAACCGACTTGAGTAGCAGGAAAGCTTCTCCCAACTGGTGGTCCCCGATCTTTGGCTTTTCCTCCGAGCCTGATTACATTAACGGCGGAATCAAAGAGGATCACCAAGACAAGAAGCAGAGAAAGGCCTCGGAGTCGGACCCCGATCCCAATCCCAAATCCTCCAGATCCAGGTTTTCTAGGGGCTGCTTCACGGAGGAGAAGGCCAGACAGCTTCGGATGATGATTATGGACACCGAAACACATCACGACGCCATGTACCACTCCGCGATCGCCTCCAGACTCGCCTCCGATTTCGGTCAGCGCTCCGATCCGTAA
- the LOC119992513 gene encoding deSI-like protein At4g17486, with protein sequence MGVQGSTSNSSTKHENSSDTQVVLNVYDLTPINNYTYWFGFGIYHSGIEVHGKEYGFGAHDFPVSGVFEVEPRSCPGFIYRCSITLGCINMSPSEFRMFIENAASEYHGDTYHLISKNCNHFTDEISLRLTGRRVPGWVNRLARLGALCSCLLPESLQVTTVKQLPEYYECTEEGAEEDGSESLAATTPGESTEIDDTDQEKHLLSPPSGGGEVSFVKEAHK encoded by the exons ATGGGGGTGCAAGGGAGCACGTCAAATTCAAGCACGAAGCATGAAAATAGTAGCGACACCCAGGTGGTTTTGAATGTGTACGATCTGACCCCTATCAACAACTACACGTATTGGTTCGGTTTTGGGATTTATCACTCGGGCATTGAAG TTCACGGAAAGGAGTACGGATTTGGTGCCCATGACTTCCCTGTTAGTGGAGTTTTTGAAGTGGAACCAAGGAGCTGCCCAGGATTTATTTATCGATGTTCCATAACTTTGGGCTGCATAAATATGTCGCCCTCTGAATTCCGTATGTTTATTGAAAATGCAGCTTCTGAGTATCATGGAGATACTTATCACCTTATCTCCAAGAATTGTAACCATTTTACGGACGAAATCTCATTGAGATTGACGGGAAGACGTGTTCCTGGTTGGGTGAATCGTCTTGCTCGGCTAG GGGCATTGTGCAGTTGTCTGCTTCCCGAAAGCCTACAAGTGACAACTGTTAAGCAGCTACCTGAATACTACGAGTGTACCG AAGAGGGTGCAGAAGAGGATGGAAGCGAATCTCTTGCTGCCACCACTCCCGGGGAATCGACAGAAATTGATGATACGGATCAAGAAAAGCACCTACTATCACCTCCATCTGGAGGAGGGGAAGTGTCTTTTGTTAAAGAGGCACACAAGTGA